The Mustela lutreola isolate mMusLut2 chromosome 3, mMusLut2.pri, whole genome shotgun sequence genome includes a region encoding these proteins:
- the PEX2 gene encoding peroxisome biogenesis factor 2 codes for MASREENMKRMNRVLRISQLDALELNKALEQLVWSQFSQCFHGFKPGLLAHFEPEVKALLWLFLWRFTIYSKNATVGQSILNIQYKNDFSPKLRYQPPSKNQKLWYAVCTIGGTWLEERCYDLFRNRHLASFGKARQCINIMVGLFKLGGLINFLIFLQRGKFATLTERLLGIRSVFCKPQNIREVGFEYMNRELLWHGFAEFLIFLLPLINIQKLKAKLSSWCIPLTGASNSDNTLSTSGKQCSLCGEWPTMPHTIGCEHIFCYYCVKSSFLFDVYFTCPKCGTEVHSVQPLKSGIEMSEVNAL; via the coding sequence ATGGCTTCCAGAGAAGAGAACATGAAAAGGATGAACAGAGTGCTGAGAATAAGTCAGTTGGATGCGCTTGAACTGAACAAGGCCCTGGAGCAGTTAGTTTGGTCCCAGTTTTCTCAATGCTTTCATGGATTTAAGCCAGGGCTGTTAGCCCACTTTGAACCAGAGGTGAAAGCATTACTGTGGCTTTTCTTGTGGCGATTCACCATCTATTCTAAAAATGCCACTGTGGGACAATCCATTTTGAATATTcagtataaaaatgatttttccccAAAGCTGAGGTACCAGCCACCAAGTAAGAATCAGAAGCTGTGGTATGCTGTGTGTACAATTGGCGGGACGTGGCTGGAAGAGCGCTGCTATGACCTATTTCGAAACCGTCATTTGGCATCATTTGGGAAAGCCAGGCAGTGTATAAATATCATGGTTGGACTTTTTAAATTAGGTGGGCtcattaatttcctgattttcctTCAGAGGGGCAAGTTTGCAACTTTGACAGAACGTCTCCTAGGCATTCGTTCTGTATTTTGCAAGCCCCAAAACATACGTGAAGTTGGCTTTGAGTATATGAATAGGGAACTTCTCTGGCATGGTTTTGCTgagtttctgatttttctcttacCACTTATTAATATCCAGAAATTGAAAGCTAAGTTGTCTTCATGGTGTATTCCTCTTACTGGTGCTTCTAATAGTGACAATACGTTATCCACCAGTGGCAAACAGTGTTCTCTGTGTGGAGAGTGGCCCACCATGCCTCACACCATAGGATGTGAGCACATCTTCTGTTACTACTGTGTTAAAAGTAGTTTCTTATTTGACGTGTACTTTACTTGTCCTAAGTGTGGCACAGAGGTACACAGTGTGCAGCCACTAAAATCAGGAATTGAGATGTCAGAAGTGAATGCTCTTTAG